acactaattgacgcgagtcctaaaggtagatctacgggcaccaaccacccccattttcgaatagtggaaatgctttagtacttcgaagggttcttatcatacatttgaatagtggaatgtatgatgccagatatcttaagcgctctatgttaaggtcggttaccaggcgactcatcgtatgaatgatttttgcagttgtaatgatcctgcgcatttaattaaatgaaatcttgtggcttattaaatgttatgattattatatagaaattaaacctatgactcaccaacatttttgttgacgttttaagcatgtttattctcaggtgaatattaaaaacgcttccgctgtcatatgccaacccaaggtcaagatttggagtcggcataattgtttatattgtttaaacttgcattcggagtatttgttgtaatatatttgatcatattgtaatgggttgtgtaaaaacttatttatttgagaagattgtctttgatagacaatctaaattatgtcattaagacctttattcaataataaaggttatggttgtttttaaaaacgaatgcaagatttgaaaaacgtctcatatagaggtcaaaacctcgtaaagaaaccaattaatatgaaacgtttataattaatatgaagggGGCATTTCAATAACACATGAAAACAAAATATCGATTATGCTAAACTACAAACTGAAAAACAAACATCAAACATGGGTGACCCGGAGAACAACGACCACCCCACAACCAAATAAACTAAATCAAACCACGAGCCACGACCACCCCACAACCAAATAAACTAAATCAAACCACGAGCCACGAAGCCACCCATAGTAGAATCGACCACCACCATCAAACATCTAACCCTGACCACAAGCCCAAAAAGGTCAAAACATGATATGTAATTTGTGTTGTTAAGAGCAAATCGGTTATACTCCTTGTCATATACTAAAAACTATGTAAATGTATATTTCCCATACACATAAAGCCGCTAATTCGATATTCTTTCCTAGTTGGTCGCATTGCATTTTTCGGTTTGAGTGATGTGAAGCTAAGGCATGCACAAACTTACAAAATGTTTCCTGGCTCGTAGTTTGTATATGACGTGGATTTCTGAACCACCCATTTCCACATATATCGGTTGTTAACCATTGTGAATATATCTAGTATAAGTTGGGTATATGTGAGGTCGTACTAACTGTTAGCTACCGCGTTTCCGTAACAAAGCTATTTTTTTAGGTCCGGTTGAGCTCATATGAGCTATCAGTTAAAATCCTATAAGTCTTCGCACCTAAGTATAGATGATAAGGAAGGGTACCGTAAGTCTCGTCAATGGGAAGGTGTTCCCATGGACAGAAATTTGCATAATATCTGGCCTGCAAATGTTATACTGTAGAATATAATGAATGCATAAGATTAGTCGGAACTTCTTTACAACATATTAGATATCAAGGTAAACACTAGATTATTCGGAAAGATTGACTCACATGCGCaactgtaatcttttaattttgagTTTTGTAGTTTCTTGCAAAAAATTGTCCCTTTATATAGTAGTTGAAAAAATGAATGCACCAGTTTAATGATGTGTTTATATGTCTTAGTTGTGTAGTATATATTGTGGAGCGAAGTGGTGATAACTTCACCTCCGCCCCTACAAGCGAGGGCTAATAACCAACTATTATTTCTGGATGACATATTTTGTTGATTTGAAACTAGGGGTAAAGTCGTCACGTTGCGACGTATCTATGAGTTATCAATAGTTTTTCTTTAGGTTAaccttatgttgatgttttaagaatTGGATCTTGTACTGGCATACGCATCAATAGTTTAAACTTTCATGTTTATTTACATAAATCGCTAGCTATCAAAATCTGTGTGCTGCTGCAGAAAATAGTTTTGGTATATACTTTAAACACTTACAAAAGATTCATCGACGATTGGTGCAAACAATTTAATAGAATAGAACTAcagtatttaataaatatataataataataataataataataataataataataataataataatataataataataataaataagtaactaTTAATCAATCAAAGATTATGTGATTTATTTTTAATAAGTGAAAACGTCAAACAACAATAATtattgtttatttgtaaaagtgacaATTGCGTGGTTGATTTGTaagaaataagaaaaattattggtTGATGATTTGTAATAGTGAAAGTTTTATGGTTGTTTGTAAGAAGTAAAAAAGTTGGTGGTTGCTTTGTAAGAAGTAAGAAAGTCATGGTAAAAGTTTTGTAGCTGATTTGTAAGAAGTAAGAAAGTCAGTGGTTAATTTGTAAGAACCAAGAAAATCACTATTCctaattttgatgttttaaataagGGGTTAATATCAAACATATATGTTTTAAGAAGTacgtaatattaaaaatatcagaaGTATACATAATTTATCAATTATATATAGACTAAAGGAGACCCGGTTAAATTCTAGTGGACTCTAAGCTCATAATCATGCTTGAGCTATGTAACTCTAATATATTGTCTACTACTCAGTAGTATTCTAGGATCAAAATTCAGAGAGTTCGGTACAATTTgggttatatttataatttttttccAAGAATAATTGTTTACCTAAAAAAACTCACGAATAATAAAAACATAATATGTAATTAAATTGACAAATCTTCTTCGCGACTAGTGATTGTTGATTAAACTCAGCCAGTCACAAGTTGCATGGTCACTATGATCGAAGGAATACGGTTATGAGTTACAATTGATACATTTTGGGTCGCGACTTGAAATTTATCGCCACTACCTAAATTGACCAAGTCACTAGGTCGCAAAAATTCTTTAGGATTTGCGCGAGGTATTTTGTAGTGAGTTATTTATTAGGACATATTATTATTGTTTGTTCGAAAAGTGAGCATTTTCGTTAAAACCTTATTATTAATCAAATGGTTAGAATAAGATGAAAATGTAAATGGACAACTCAAGCCCAATTCTAAGCCCAAGGGATACTTTTAGGATTCACGCTATATACTAGTATTTTCGCAATCGTATCACCTATCATTGGTAGTTGTGGATATTGATGATTGATCATTATCTTTATTTGAAAGTAGTGCATAAGACGCAGTGTATTAGGCCACTTGCAATGGTAATGGTATTCGTGCTGAAGTCGCCCTGACATCTGCCCTCGAGAGCCCCTGGTGTTCATTTCCCTGTCACGGGCTCGCCCTTGAAAACTCGTGCTTAAGAATTTCTTGGCCAAGCATTTCGTAGGACAGAGGTTTGTGATATATTTATTTGTACTGATGGCTTTAACACTTGTAAAATAGTGTATTTAATTAATATTGTGCAGATATGTCATGATGAAGAATGATGTCATTGTTTGTAGCGTCCATGTCCAGAGGAGAAAATGATAACATGTTGATGTGGCGGTCTGTCATGTGTGAACAATGATGTCATTATTTGGAGTGGTCATAATTATGGAGAGAGATACGTACTTCATCAAAATTAGTCGCACACCACTTAAATTGTGTTAAACGGTGGTAGAGTACAACATTATAATGCAAATTTAATGGTGTACATATAATGTTGATGGTGTGTGGATAATCACCCATTAGTTATCAGGTCAACTGGTTACATGTGTCGCTATGGTCTTACTTGTATACACAATCGATATTACGATCCTATATGTGATCCTTTTTTAACCTTAGCGCTTGCCgctaactttttttttctttctcggaTTGTGGTGTACGCCTTTGGTTTGCCAACGTATCATCTTTCTGAGTTTGACCGCCATTTGAGAAGAAAGGGCGGTTGTGTTTGCCGAATGGGCACCGATACACCACATACGTATGAACAAATCGACCGTCTTTCACAACAACCATAATCTCCATAACACGTTTGTTAAAAATGAACGACGAATTAAGTCTACATCTTTTTAATgattatattgatattgatattgatattgatattgatattgaagaTGAGTTGTTCATATGGCAATCTCGATAACCTAATGAGGAAGCATAGTAATACCCGTAACACAAACAGAACATGTCATTCTTTTGCCAAAACAAACAAAAACAATGTTACTACCAAAAGTCGATCTCAATCTAATATGTGGATTTACAAAATTCCAAGCGTCACACTTGACTTGTTCTATGGTTATGGGTATAAAACAAAGTTGTTCGTAAACGATACGATTAAAAGATTCATAAACTCCACGCAATAACTCGGTCAAATTAAAGAAAATTATTGAATCTAATTATACGACTCTTGTTGGATTCGAGTGAATCGTAATATCATAAGTGTTAAACTATGGATCAACATATGTTTTATCGACTAAACAAAAATGCCTCGTTAAACAATTTTACACTTACAAAAGGTTTAAACAAAAAATTATACAAAATAATGTGtatcaatcatcaatcatcaattaaATGATGAAAGAGAAGTCTAAAAAAGAaaattaaaatctatatatataaggggttgatccgtacaccacttaaaatttgccatacaccaccaaattaATTATTTAGATATTTTTACCCTTTCTTTTACACTATCAAATTTGTCATACACCACCAAATGAAGGGTGTAAATGTCCAAATAAtttatttggtggtgtatggcaaatttgaggtggtgtacgaatcaattcccatatatatatgattgatatcattttataagcttttgtttgtaaaaattatCTATACATAGAAATAGAATTTCTCTTAgatttatatttatgtataatgtatattaaggtattacaatggattttattatacataaatataaatatattcatcGTGTAAAAATGCATCTCATATGAAGTCAAACACAGTAAATAACTAAAAAACTACTGGTAGTTTTTTGGCCCGCACTTTCGCTGCGGGTTAGTTTCGAAAAAAAAAGTACTGTAGCTACAGTAGCAGCTACAGTAGCGAGTATTCGGGTCGGGTTGGTGGAGCGGGTCAGGGGATCCGGATGATATTGGGTTAGTGGTTTGGGGGGTGTTGGGCAAatcatgttttaaaaaaaaaaaaacagagttACTATTAACGAATGGTGTTAACCAATCATATGTTGACATTATTTaccacaattatatatatatatatatatatatatatatatatatatatatatatatatatatatatatatatatatatatatatatatatatatatatatataaatgctaaGCTAAAACAAGATTAACACCTACATTTCTCAAAGGTCACAAACAAATTATTAGTGAGACGGCAAATTGATTATGTTATATATCTTCACAAGTCTAATCTAATCTACTACAGAGTATCAAATATACATAACCCCAGAAACACACTggtgaaaaatataaatataaatataatataaatataaataaagtacgAGTATATAATACTCCGAAATGGAACATCACAACTTATTTCTTTATTCCATCATTATACTCTCaactatatataagtatatataaaccttttatttattttttctcatttataagtttttcaaaaatatatttttaaaactcCACCAACACCATTAACAAATGAGGAAACTTTACAACCACAATAAAGGCAAAATCCACCCATCACCGCCGCCGTCCACCACCACCGACTACCTATCTTTACTACCCTTCACAATAGCCGTTCTCGCCGCCACCCTGCCACCAGATGACAAAGAAGTTTTAGCATACCTTCTTTCATGTTctctaaccaccaccaccaccaacaacaacgttAATAATAACAGGAAAATCTCCAACAAAATTGGCGGCGGCGGTGGAAGCCACTCGCCGAAATTCAACTGCAACTGTTTTTCGTGTTACACTAGTTATTGGGTTCGTTGGGATGCTTCATTAAACAGACAACGGATTCATGAAATCATTGATTCTTATGAAGATGGGTTGatttataataagaaaaataagaaagacagAAAAAAGAACAAGATTTCTCCACACGCGCCGCCCACTGTTACAGAGGTAGTGTCTCACGCGCCACCGCAAGTTGAGGCAAACACGACTGACACtagtgatgatgttgatgatgataaggGATCAGTAAGAAAGTTTGTAAATTTCGTTGGAGGAAGGATATGGGGTGTTTGGGGTATTTGATTTGTGTATATTTTGTCATGATTTAATTATCTTGAAGAATTTTTTTTCTTAAAGATTTTTGAAGAACAAGAAAACCAATTTTCCGATTTTTTTTTAAAGTCACAATTGGAATTTTTAGTTACGTTTTTCTGTAGGCATTATGTTATCGTTGCCTTGTGGTTAGCAAAATATTTGATGTTTTTTTACTTGTTCTTGGAATTAGAATATGAAAATGGGAATgtataaaatgtatttacatagtAAATTATATGAATTGTAAGAGCGATGACATTGTGTATTTACAGTGCTGATTTGTTTATACGAAGGTCGTTAGAGGTCTGATCCAACGACCATAGCTTTTCTCCATCACCGTTCTCGTGGTGGGTATGACTATAGTTGATTGGATTGCCTTGTTTCGACTATCATGTGCATATTTTGGCGGTAGAGCTTGCCCGAGCTGTCAGTAACTGTGGTGGATTGTGGCTCACCACCCTATTGGTGGTGGCCACGGGCCACCGGCTATTATGGTTGTGTAGGCATTCCCTGCGATCTCCCCTCTATGGGTCAAAGTAGTAGTCCTTGGTGGTCACCACCCAATTAGTGGTGACCACCATTCGTGGATGATTGTGGTGGCGCTAGGGATTAGTCTTTCGTCGATCGATCGAGTGGTCGACCACCTTGTTTGTGGTGGTTGCTCGTTGTCAATGAGGTTGGGAGGATGCGGTGGCCGCTAGCTTTATGTCGTGGGATATGTGTTTCATGTTGTCGTGTGCTTTATTCTGGTTCTTTCTTTTCCGGTTACGCCTCCCAGTTTGAACTAGGCGACGATCTCCTTGTTAGAGATCTTGTTTCAAATTAGGGATGTGATTGGTCTTTTGTGGTTGTGATCATTTTCGAAGCGGCTCGTGAAGCTTCGTGACTGTTGGAGCGGTTATGCTCTCTGATTTTCGACGGCTCAACGGGCATTCACGTTCTCCCGATTGTTCGTTAGTCTGCCAGGATTGGTGTTTCCAGATATATGGATTTAGGATTAGCATTGTTTGGTTTACCTATTTGGTCAGCATCAAGAGGTTTTACAGTTAAATTACCGTTCTAGCAACCTTATCTACTACACATCTTACACAATCTGATCTATTTAGCCTTGTATTAAAAGATTGTTTCAATTTTGACTAGCCATTTAGCTTGCTACCATAAATCCTTTATCTATTTAGACATATTATATCCAGACATTTGATCAACACATTACATAAATGCATTGTTGTTGTTTGTACTGTATTTAATGAGAACGTCAATGTTGGTCGACGACTAGAATCGTCTAGGCTTTGACTTATGAAAATTGAAAATTTGACATGCTTAGGAAGCAAGACTTGACTTATTCCATCCATCTTACTAAGAGTCTAAAATGGGCAGTTGCAAAcaattataaaaatatacaaactGATAAAACGACcttcgtttttttttcttttattttttctgaCAAGGTAAAGATTCTATTAATAAAACGACCTTCGTTTTGTGAATAATTTTTATTTTCAATTAtcaataaatgaatattaaataaaACATTAAACATACGTCTTAGTATAATTATTTGTATCTATAAATCTATCTATGCATAATTCTTATGAAAGGTATTCATGTTCTAGAATCTAGCTTAATTACCCTTAACCTTCAACAATGTGATATTAATGGAGTACTCATTTTATCAAGTTAAACAATTTAAAAAGTCCCAAATCATTCATCATCCATTAACTCGAAAAATATTAAAAATCTTAAATCCAACTCGTTTCTATTACATTTATCAACCCACATTTTATTGATTATACATGTAAATCACACGTCAATTAAGTAGTGTTTTACATATCTACTTATGGTTTTTTTAGCGGCAAAAAGATTATACGTCAATTAAGTAGTGTTTTACATATCTACTTATGTTAATAGACAAAATGACTCTTAATATAAGTTTACACTTTTTACAATCGTATTAGTTAAATACTTAGTACTTATGCTACTATACATTTATATTAACTTTATAAAAGTTTTATCATATCAGAACTTTATTTTTATTGAATTATTATAGGAAAAATTTCTGTTCGTGCGGGTAGTCGAGTATATTAGAAGTATAATAACCATGTTGTTCTAAATCATGGACTAAAATTAATACTCACATAATATCGAAATTAAAAGCCCAATAGTATGGGctacaattatataattatataattatattataataattattataataataataataataataataataataataataataataataataataagcatcgacgcggtgtcttgtgctggtatggtgggtattaagcatcgacataatgttgttcgggattcccttgttgatgtttgttatcgatctgggatttcagcgagaaaggaggttgacattgggttgtctggagggaacgacagggccctcagacctgcagatgtgttactttattcctgggattgtggtcgcgatgtttgtgttgacttgactgggTCTTCTCCTTtaacacagtctgggctttctgtctttgtccctggacgtgctgtggttgatgcggctcgtcggaagcgggtcaagtacgaatctagctgtcaggcgattggttatggtttcattcctttctcattttcttcccttggttaattagaaaaggatgctgtttctttgctaaagcgggttcagaagagttcgatggcgcaagatattagtgccggtgctgctgctcatatttttactaggataggttttgctattgctagaggtgtggggcccagattgtctctaggcttcccactaatttttttgtaagttttaatactttaagtttattattattattattattattattattataataataataataataataataataataataataataataataataataataataataataataataataatataatatttcttttattttaatttcACAATTCGCAGACAAATACAGAATACAGCCTTCTTTTTGGCGATAACATCACCGGCGTTAAATAAAAAATGGACGTGCTGTTCAATTCAATCGACGTTCGTGATTTGCTCTCATCACACGATCTCGACGACTCATCACCACTATCTGCCCCCGATCTCCGTCTCCTAATCGACCGTCTTCAAGTCCGTTCACTCGACATTAAGTCGAAAGTCCAAAACTACATACACTCTCACAACCACGACTTCAATGCCTTATTTTCTCACTGTTCAGACGCCGTCGTTAACTCCGAAACACTTTCCGATCAAGTATCTGACCTAATCAGTCTCTTATCATCAGATCAGAAACCGATTGATGTCGAGATTAAGGAAACGGTTAATGAAATTAGGGCAAAACGTATTCAATCGAAAGAGAAGAAAGACACATTACGATTAGTTAATGTAGTGCTGAAATTAAGTGAGATGTTGAGTGTTGTGGAGAGTGATTTGATCGCCGGAAATGTTGTTGAAGCTGCGGTGGCGGTTACCGAATTGAAAGTGGCGTTACGTGTGGACGATTGTAGCGATGATCGAGAGCCAatcgtgtttggtttgttacgaaaGCATTGGAGAGATTGTTTTGAGCAGGTAGAATTTGTATTATTATAACCGAAATTTTGAAATTTTAGTGTTATTTTATGAATTCTATAGATATAGATGATATTGTTGCGAGTAAATTGATCTGCATTTGTTGATGTTTTTGACTGTGTAGATACAAGAATTGTTAGTTAAGTTTATTGAGAATGCAGTGAGATTCGATCACCAGTCCAATGCGGTTTTTGTAAAGAATAAGGTGGCTCTGAATGATATGAAAGGTGTTGAGCTATGTACTGTGCTGAAAGCAATGGATGTAAGTTTATAGCTTGGTTTAATTAGTCTGTCTCTTATCATTTTAGTGGATCAGTTTGTTTAATTTTGTTATATTTGTGTTTAGGTGGTTGGTATTCTAGATTATGGACTTGCTAAAGTAGCAGACTTGATGACTAGAAACGTTATAGCTCCTGCAATACGATCCGGTTCTCATAGGTTTTCTGTAGTCGAACAAAAACTAGATTCAGGAGAAATTGCTGATGTGGCATTGAGGATAACTTCACCATCGAATCCTCAGGTAATTCACCGAGTGCCACTAGTTTCCTTTACATGTGTGTGTGTTATGCTTCGCATCCTACATTGCTTTCATCGGTTTATATTCTTACACTGCAAGGATCCAAGTTGTGTTGAAAGATAAACTTATGTTAGTTTCTTCTTACTTTATGTTTGTAGGTTGAGACCATGGATGCTGAGACTATTTATTCAGGGATTAGTGTTGTCGTTCAATTTATCTTCAATTATATTTGCTTTAAAAATCCTTCGTGGATGCAATTGTTTGGAAGATTGACATGGCCCCAGATGTCAGAATCGATTATTACCAACTTTCTCTCCAAGGTTTGTTTCTTTCTACGTCTTTACGTAATGAGCTTTTAGACATATCATGTTACAATATCTGCATGGAGCGTATTTAAAATAATCATATGTACAAGTATATGCATATCATGTATAGTCTCACCTTCAATGTTTTTGATGCCAGATTGTTCCTAACGATGCTTCCAAACTTGCTGAATTTCAAACGACTCGACAACTCACGTCTGAATTTGAAACATCACTAAAAGAAATTATGTTCATCTCTTCTGGCAAAGATGAAAGGTTGAGTAATTTTGCAGACAACGTTGAAGTTCATTTTGCAGCGAGGAAGAAGGTTGAGATACTTGCAACAGCCAGGGATCTTCTTCTACATTCAGATTTTAAACTTCCTAAGGTGAGGttacttcaattatttgtacattaTCAATGTCAATCCTTCATTTTTGTCTTTATATTTGTTCTTTTTGCTTAAACAAAATCTTGAGAACCATGCACACACAATGGATATCCATGTTAACTGCTGGCCCTGCCCAAAAGCTTGAGCATTCATGAGATATGACAGATATTTAACACTTGTTTCGTTCATTATTGTTGTATAAAAGTTGACTAAATGACAGTTTTTTCACAGGATTATTCAGGGAAAAGTTCAAAAGGTAATAATGGTAGTAGTGTGGACTTGCTTTTTTCATCTGAGAAGTGTGTCATATCTGAAGCAGCTTCTCAGCTAATGGAAGTTGTGCATCAAACACTCAAGGTGGGTAATATTATACAAATTTCTGAAAGATGCTAATTAATGTTTAAGCACCTTGTTGATATAATTATGCCTGGCAAAACAAACCCAAAACCTAAAAAAATAGGTCCATTGGGTCAAAACTTTAGGGTCCAGGTGGGTCTGAATATATAAAGAATAAGAAATCTAATGGGTCCAGAAGTGAACTATTTATATCACAAGAAAAAAGTGATGGGTCCAATGTTTTGGTCTGTTTGGGTCCATAAGTCCATAACACAAAATCACAGATCTTTTACTCCGTATTAAAAATCATCTCTATCGCTTTTCACTAGTCGCTACTCTAGGGTTTATGTTcaatatgtataaactttaaatttgTTAGTATTGTTCGCTGATCTTGAA
The window above is part of the Rutidosis leptorrhynchoides isolate AG116_Rl617_1_P2 chromosome 1, CSIRO_AGI_Rlap_v1, whole genome shotgun sequence genome. Proteins encoded here:
- the LOC139886180 gene encoding centromere/kinetochore protein zw10 homolog; this translates as MDVLFNSIDVRDLLSSHDLDDSSPLSAPDLRLLIDRLQVRSLDIKSKVQNYIHSHNHDFNALFSHCSDAVVNSETLSDQVSDLISLLSSDQKPIDVEIKETVNEIRAKRIQSKEKKDTLRLVNVVLKLSEMLSVVESDLIAGNVVEAAVAVTELKVALRVDDCSDDREPIVFGLLRKHWRDCFEQIQELLVKFIENAVRFDHQSNAVFVKNKVALNDMKGVELCTVLKAMDVVGILDYGLAKVADLMTRNVIAPAIRSGSHRFSVVEQKLDSGEIADVALRITSPSNPQVETMDAETIYSGISVVVQFIFNYICFKNPSWMQLFGRLTWPQMSESIITNFLSKIVPNDASKLAEFQTTRQLTSEFETSLKEIMFISSGKDERLSNFADNVEVHFAARKKVEILATARDLLLHSDFKLPKDYSGKSSKGNNGSSVDLLFSSEKCVISEAASQLMEVVHQTLKDVCLSSATVALEFYHAARDALLLYEAVIPVKLERQLDGINQVAVLIHNDCLFLSQEILGLAFEYQSDFPTSMKKAVFVDLGIRYKLMAEEILQRQIQLVKHNLMEAIDGADGFQNTHQPKRNESAKFSIDQVAFILEKVHIIWEPLLLPLTYKKSMCAVLEAVCSRMTKDILQLDDIAAEETLQIQRLIHMLLENLSSLLESLVAINRNTKPQEASSHSIDDLIPSLPRLRILADMLDMPLKSITASWESGELANCGYTSSEVKDFIRAIFTDSPLRKECLWRVENIRF
- the LOC139853730 gene encoding uncharacterized protein, translating into MRKLYNHNKGKIHPSPPPSTTTDYLSLLPFTIAVLAATLPPDDKEVLAYLLSCSLTTTTTNNNVNNNRKISNKIGGGGGSHSPKFNCNCFSCYTSYWVRWDASLNRQRIHEIIDSYEDGLIYNKKNKKDRKKNKISPHAPPTVTEVVSHAPPQVEANTTDTSDDVDDDKGSVRKFVNFVGGRIWGVWGI